In Drosophila bipectinata strain 14024-0381.07 chromosome 2R, DbipHiC1v2, whole genome shotgun sequence, one genomic interval encodes:
- the LOC108125244 gene encoding uncharacterized protein, producing the protein MSYTKILVSLFLSMLYPSVIQCSGDQSRHRLYQQSDEAIATISNQLVSQAIELVDSVVEDLLILDSQNSIIQGYLDRFDAFTAVNETKTEEKLNAFYDVVEDYLDSDTKGDPVELSSIESQLISLCLERNGFDRWKRTVQTRTTQLNRVIYRKLKRHMDTLDNEDRLAVERRWKRTLSRGGPPRLEKLRDFVQWLGKFTD; encoded by the exons ATGAGCTATACCAAGATTCTGGTTTCTTTGTTCCTATCCATG ctgtATCCCTCGGTGATTCAATGCTCCGGGGATCAGAGTCGCCATAGGTTATACCAACAATCGGACGAAGCTATAGCCACTATAAGCAATCAGTTAGTCTCCCAGGCCATCGAGCTGGTGGACAGTGTAGTCGAGGACCTACTCATCCTGGACTCCCAGAATTCTATAATCCAGGGCTACCTGGATAGATTCGACGCCTTTACCGCCGTAAATGAGACTAAGACGGAGGAGAAGCTAAATGCTTTCTACGATGTGGTGGAGGACTATCTCGACTCAGACACCAAGGGGGACCCCGTGGAGCTATCGAGCATCGAGAGTCAGTTGATCTCCCTTTGCCTGGAGCGCAATGGATTCGATCGCTGGAAGCGGACAGTCCAGACCCGGACTACCCAGCTGAACAGGGTGATCTACAGAAAGCTGAAGCGCCACATGGATACCCTGGACAACGAGGACAGGCTGGCGGTGGAGAGACGCTGGAAGAGAACGCTCAGCCGGGGCGGCCCCCCCAGACTTGAGAAGCTGAGGGATTTCGTCCAGTGGCTGGGCAAGTTCACAGATTAG